The following are encoded in a window of Terriglobales bacterium genomic DNA:
- the hemG gene encoding protoporphyrinogen oxidase yields MIRVAIVGGGISGLTAAFYLEQERRKGAPLEIVVFESDSRFGGVIRTERVEGCLVEAGPDSFLTSKPWARELCDDLRLSGQLIGSRDAERKTYVLVQGRLEEIPAGLQMMVPTKLAPVLRSRLFSPSTKLAMLSEYLLPPEPLGVDDDESVASFVSRHFNAEVVDRLADPLLSGVYGGDASRLSARATLPQMVESEARHRSLVRGALESRKNHNPGGTPPLFTSLREGMQRIIDSILRQFPRETLHASSTVDMLRPGSSGWSVTSEGAEEEFDHIILAVPPHVTARLMKEVPGSERPVEILGELSSTSAVTVALGYKRADLRLPAGFGFLVPRSEGKRVMACTFVHNKFENRAPEEMALLRVFLGGARDPEILELSEHGILELVRRELREILNIQTEPRFARVYKWHNAMPQYEVGHLLRVASLEMHMQRFPGLHLTGNAYHGIGIPDCVRIGRSAADAIIRRMRSQLVTYS; encoded by the coding sequence ATGATTCGCGTCGCCATCGTCGGCGGAGGTATCTCCGGGCTTACTGCCGCCTTTTATCTCGAGCAGGAGCGCCGCAAAGGAGCGCCGCTCGAGATCGTCGTCTTCGAGTCTGATTCGCGTTTCGGAGGCGTAATTCGCACCGAACGCGTCGAAGGCTGTTTGGTTGAGGCTGGACCTGATTCTTTCCTGACGTCGAAACCCTGGGCACGAGAACTCTGCGACGATCTGAGGCTGTCGGGCCAGCTCATCGGATCGCGCGATGCCGAACGCAAAACCTACGTTTTGGTTCAGGGGCGTTTGGAGGAGATTCCGGCGGGACTTCAGATGATGGTTCCGACGAAGCTCGCGCCCGTTCTCCGCTCGCGGTTGTTTTCGCCGAGCACAAAGCTGGCGATGTTGAGTGAATATCTGCTTCCTCCCGAGCCTCTCGGCGTCGATGACGATGAAAGCGTCGCCAGTTTCGTTTCGCGGCACTTCAATGCCGAGGTCGTGGACCGTCTTGCCGACCCGCTGCTCTCAGGGGTCTATGGTGGAGATGCTTCCCGTCTCAGCGCGCGCGCCACGCTGCCGCAGATGGTTGAATCCGAGGCGCGACATCGCAGTCTTGTCCGAGGCGCGTTGGAGAGCCGAAAAAATCACAACCCCGGCGGAACGCCACCTTTATTCACCTCGCTCCGCGAAGGTATGCAGCGAATCATTGATTCCATCCTGCGCCAGTTCCCACGCGAGACACTGCATGCGTCCTCGACCGTAGACATGCTGCGGCCAGGCAGTTCCGGTTGGAGCGTCACCAGCGAAGGCGCGGAAGAAGAATTTGATCACATCATTCTGGCTGTCCCGCCACACGTCACGGCCAGGCTTATGAAGGAGGTTCCCGGATCGGAACGGCCAGTCGAAATTCTCGGCGAGCTCTCGTCGACGTCCGCGGTTACGGTCGCCCTTGGCTACAAACGCGCCGACTTGCGCTTGCCTGCAGGGTTCGGCTTTCTCGTTCCTCGCAGCGAAGGTAAGCGCGTGATGGCATGCACGTTCGTCCATAACAAGTTCGAGAATCGCGCTCCCGAGGAGATGGCGCTCTTGCGTGTCTTCCTCGGCGGCGCACGTGATCCAGAAATCCTGGAGCTTAGCGAGCACGGAATCCTCGAGTTGGTCCGGCGGGAGCTGCGCGAGATTCTGAACATCCAGACTGAGCCGCGTTTCGCTCGCGTCTACAAATGGCACAACGCCATGCCGCAGTACGAAGTCGGACACCTTTTGCGCGTCGCCAGCCTGGAGATGCATATGCAGCGCTTCCCCGGCCTGCATCTCACCGGGAATGCGTATCACGGAATCGGCATTCCCGATTGCGTTCGCATAGGGCGCTCGGCGGCCGATGCCATCATCAGGAGAATGAGGTCACAGTTAGTGACTTATTCGTAA
- the hemH gene encoding ferrochelatase — MGKTGVLLLAHGTPDSVSDVPAYLHNVTGGRPVPDSVIEEVKHRYGLIGRSPLTSITMRQGELLSESLKMPVYVGMRNWKPYIADVVAKMLADGISSAVALCLAPQNSRTSVGLYRKALEGAAHGIAIDFIESWHEHSLLINAFAEKLEAARAKFGTDIPVIFTAHSVPARTISDGDPYEQQARETGALVAQRVGLPHGRWTFAFQSQGMSGGPWIGPTVEETITKLKHAGNSRVLIQPVGFVCDHVEVLYDIDIAFRDLGSRIGVDVVRTASLNDSPAFIAALADLVTSRGRANTKVTRATAEVTKNAL; from the coding sequence ATGGGCAAAACTGGAGTCTTACTGCTCGCGCACGGAACTCCGGACAGCGTGTCCGACGTCCCAGCATACCTGCACAATGTAACCGGTGGACGCCCTGTTCCCGATTCGGTCATTGAGGAAGTAAAGCATCGCTATGGACTCATCGGACGTTCTCCGCTCACCAGCATCACCATGCGTCAGGGCGAGCTTCTGTCCGAATCGCTCAAGATGCCGGTGTACGTCGGCATGCGTAACTGGAAGCCATACATTGCGGATGTTGTTGCCAAAATGCTTGCTGATGGCATTAGCTCTGCCGTCGCGCTCTGCCTCGCCCCGCAGAATTCCCGTACCAGCGTTGGACTCTACCGCAAGGCGCTGGAAGGCGCTGCCCACGGCATCGCGATTGACTTCATCGAGTCCTGGCATGAGCACTCTCTTCTTATTAATGCCTTTGCTGAAAAGCTCGAAGCTGCGCGAGCGAAGTTTGGCACAGACATTCCCGTGATCTTTACCGCCCACAGTGTTCCGGCGCGAACCATCAGCGACGGCGATCCGTATGAACAGCAGGCGAGGGAAACCGGAGCTCTTGTGGCGCAGCGTGTGGGACTGCCGCACGGTCGCTGGACATTTGCTTTTCAGAGCCAGGGAATGTCGGGAGGGCCGTGGATTGGCCCGACGGTAGAGGAGACGATTACGAAATTAAAACATGCCGGCAACTCCCGCGTGCTGATCCAGCCTGTGGGCTTCGTTTGCGATCATGTTGAAGTGTTGTATGACATCGATATCGCATTCCGGGACCTTGGCTCTCGTATAGGCGTCGATGTTGTGAGGACGGCATCATTGAACGACTCGCCGGCTTTCATCGCTGCTTTGGCGGATTTAGTAACGAGCCGGGGAAGAGCGAACACGAAGGTCACGAGGGCAACGGCAGAGGTCACGAAGAACGCCCTGTAA
- the hemE gene encoding uroporphyrinogen decarboxylase, producing MSAPDSRFVRACRRQPVDVTPIWLMRQAGRYMPEYRQVRKQHSIVEICKTPELAADVTITAAERLGVDAAIIFADLLLPLEVMGLDFEFVEGDGPKIAHPLRDAGSIAQLKTDRASELGYVAESLQIVARHFAERLPVIGFCGAPFTLASYMIEGGGSRNYVHTKSLMYRDPEAWNELMRRLIRVLSPFATAQVQAGADAIQVFDSWVGSLSPADYSRFVLPHTRTLIAELKATGVPVIYFGTGTATLLNEIKQTRAEVIGVDWRIPIDEAFETLGNKFAVQGNLDPVALFAPEADLRKQAREVLKSAAGRPGYIFNLGHGILPDTPVENVLALVDEVHSYSLSRKRSGAPIAAY from the coding sequence ATGTCGGCTCCGGATTCCCGCTTTGTTCGCGCTTGCCGCCGGCAGCCGGTGGATGTGACCCCCATCTGGCTCATGCGCCAAGCTGGGCGCTACATGCCCGAGTACCGGCAGGTCCGAAAACAGCACTCGATCGTTGAGATCTGTAAAACTCCAGAACTCGCTGCGGATGTGACCATCACCGCAGCCGAACGATTGGGCGTTGACGCGGCCATCATCTTTGCCGATCTGCTGCTCCCCCTCGAAGTCATGGGCTTGGATTTCGAGTTCGTAGAAGGCGATGGCCCGAAGATCGCGCATCCTTTGCGCGATGCGGGTTCCATAGCGCAGCTCAAGACCGATCGCGCTTCCGAACTCGGATACGTAGCCGAATCCCTCCAGATCGTCGCGCGCCATTTTGCCGAGCGGTTGCCAGTGATTGGGTTCTGCGGCGCTCCATTCACGCTCGCCAGCTACATGATCGAAGGCGGAGGATCACGCAACTATGTGCATACAAAAAGCCTGATGTACCGCGACCCAGAAGCCTGGAACGAACTCATGCGAAGACTGATTCGCGTGCTCTCTCCGTTTGCTACGGCCCAGGTTCAGGCAGGAGCAGATGCCATCCAGGTTTTCGATAGCTGGGTTGGCTCTCTCTCGCCTGCCGATTACTCCCGGTTTGTCCTCCCGCATACACGAACCCTTATCGCGGAATTGAAAGCCACCGGCGTGCCAGTGATCTATTTCGGAACTGGCACGGCAACGCTGCTCAATGAGATAAAACAAACGCGCGCAGAGGTGATCGGCGTCGATTGGCGCATTCCTATCGATGAGGCTTTCGAGACGCTCGGCAATAAATTCGCTGTTCAAGGCAATCTCGATCCCGTAGCGCTTTTTGCTCCGGAAGCCGATCTGCGCAAGCAGGCACGAGAAGTTTTGAAATCAGCAGCGGGAAGGCCCGGATACATCTTCAATCTCGGCCATGGAATCCTTCCCGACACTCCGGTGGAAAATGTTCTCGCGCTTGTAGACGAAGTACACTCCTACAGCCTCAGCCGCAAACGTTCGGGTGCTCCCATCGCGGCGTATTGA
- a CDS encoding DUF5597 domain-containing protein, with translation MRAHSKSIVLAVLIVTTAFLHAAEAPRVIQKDGRWALLVDGHPFLILGGQIHNSSAWPSELPQVWDSLAKLHANTVEAPVYWEQMEPREGQFDFGNVDAIVKGAREHNLHVVLLWFGTWKNGNMHYVPDWVKTDTKRFPRVINKDGEPIDVLTANSRATLQADKAAFVALMRHLKALDQTEHAVLLVQVENESGIIGSVRDFSPAANAQFAGQVPSDLLNVVHKSAGTWSQVFGADADEMFQLYHQAKYVNEIAAAGKAEFAIPLYINVWLSYPPAELPERRMAIPGIQYPSGGAVQKYVGLWRALAPATDMIGPDIYNSESGIYRDVLHAYARPDNPVWIPETGRSDDFAKFLFYALGDGAIGFSPFGIDHPDGDIPGSEPPKAHARNFALLGSMSNEIAQWNFDGKLKTSVEEPGQPQQEIDFGSWQATVSYGFPQRDGRRPPGTSDAHGVALIAQLGADEFLLTGVDASVSFHLPGRLPGLRMQVLSAEQGTYEQGQWKGLRLWNGDETDRGLRFHEQPEVVRVRLGRF, from the coding sequence GTGCGCGCACATTCCAAATCTATCGTTCTAGCTGTTCTGATTGTCACAACTGCATTCCTGCACGCGGCGGAAGCGCCCCGCGTTATCCAGAAAGATGGGCGCTGGGCACTGCTGGTCGATGGTCATCCCTTTCTCATTTTGGGAGGACAGATCCACAATTCCAGCGCCTGGCCTTCGGAACTGCCGCAGGTGTGGGACTCTCTCGCAAAGCTGCACGCGAATACGGTTGAAGCGCCCGTGTACTGGGAACAGATGGAGCCTCGCGAAGGTCAGTTCGATTTTGGGAATGTCGATGCAATTGTCAAGGGAGCGCGCGAGCACAACCTTCATGTTGTCCTGCTCTGGTTTGGAACCTGGAAGAACGGAAACATGCATTACGTTCCCGATTGGGTGAAGACCGACACCAAGCGATTCCCTCGGGTGATCAATAAAGACGGAGAGCCGATCGACGTACTTACTGCCAACTCAAGAGCAACCCTTCAGGCGGACAAAGCGGCGTTCGTTGCGCTGATGCGTCATCTGAAAGCTTTGGACCAGACCGAGCATGCGGTGTTGCTCGTGCAGGTGGAAAACGAGTCGGGAATTATCGGCAGCGTGCGCGATTTTTCTCCCGCAGCAAACGCGCAGTTTGCCGGACAGGTTCCATCGGACTTACTGAATGTCGTTCATAAATCTGCGGGCACATGGAGCCAGGTGTTTGGAGCAGACGCGGATGAAATGTTTCAGCTTTATCACCAGGCGAAGTATGTAAATGAAATCGCGGCGGCCGGCAAAGCCGAGTTTGCTATTCCGCTCTACATCAACGTATGGCTGAGTTACCCGCCCGCCGAGTTACCCGAGAGGCGCATGGCCATTCCTGGAATTCAATATCCGAGTGGCGGAGCAGTGCAAAAGTACGTCGGGCTCTGGCGCGCGTTAGCTCCGGCCACTGACATGATTGGTCCCGATATCTACAACAGCGAGTCTGGTATTTATCGCGACGTGCTGCACGCTTACGCCCGACCCGATAATCCGGTCTGGATTCCGGAAACAGGACGCAGCGACGATTTTGCCAAGTTCCTCTTCTACGCTCTCGGAGATGGCGCGATCGGATTTTCCCCATTTGGAATTGACCACCCCGACGGCGACATTCCTGGAAGTGAACCTCCTAAAGCTCATGCGCGCAACTTCGCTCTGCTCGGTTCCATGAGCAACGAAATCGCTCAGTGGAACTTCGATGGAAAACTCAAGACCTCTGTCGAGGAGCCAGGGCAACCGCAACAGGAAATCGATTTTGGCAGCTGGCAAGCGACCGTTTCTTACGGCTTCCCTCAACGCGATGGCCGCCGTCCGCCAGGCACGAGCGATGCCCATGGTGTGGCACTCATCGCACAGCTCGGGGCCGACGAATTCCTGTTGACTGGCGTCGATGCCAGCGTCAGCTTCCACCTTCCCGGCAGGCTTCCGGGATTGCGAATGCAGGTTCTCTCTGCTGAGCAGGGAACCTACGAGCAAGGACAGTGGAAAGGCCTTCGCCTGTGGAATGGCGACGAAACAGATCGCGGCCTCCGTTTCCACGAGCAGCCTGAAGTAGTACGGGTTCGACTAGGCAGATTCTGA
- the selA gene encoding L-seryl-tRNA(Sec) selenium transferase, with amino-acid sequence MTVKKTDWLRQLPSVDELLRSSAISESLEREGRVATADAVRTVLDRLRKEISSGSIDGSRAQLAIDGIPDAVERELRRSLGYSLQKVINATGVILHTNLGRAPISREALYHLVSIASAYSNLEFDLDSGERGKRDVHVQRLFERLLDANASAEGKTSESKLEAIVVNNCAAAVLLALNTLAEGGEVIVSRGELVEIGGSFRVPEIMAKSSAQLREVGTTNRTRLSDYEKAITPNTRLLLRVHRSNFAMIGFTEQPSSAELAQLGRKHRIPVMEDLGNGLLVNLASAGVQGEYGLHEALAIGIDVVCVSGDKLLGGPQAGVIAGRPELVKRMRSNPLFRALRVDKLTYAALEATLLAYVRQDYEAIPTLQMIYAPADGIRSRAENFLHELNAIAGCKFQVMEGKSVIGGGTAPTATLPTFVISVSSERYSPEELLSRLRKQSPPVIARIEADRLLFDLRTIFVEDERALAASLVSALS; translated from the coding sequence GTGACAGTAAAGAAAACGGACTGGCTGCGGCAGCTTCCGTCGGTGGACGAACTTCTTCGTTCCTCCGCAATTAGCGAGTCACTCGAACGCGAGGGCCGCGTGGCTACTGCTGACGCGGTCCGCACCGTTCTCGATCGTCTCCGAAAGGAGATCAGCTCCGGCAGTATCGATGGGAGCCGAGCGCAACTTGCCATCGATGGCATTCCCGACGCAGTTGAACGCGAGTTGCGACGGTCGCTTGGCTATTCGCTCCAAAAAGTCATCAATGCGACCGGCGTAATTCTTCATACCAACCTCGGACGTGCACCGATCTCCCGCGAGGCTCTGTATCACCTTGTCAGCATCGCCTCCGCTTACTCCAATTTGGAATTTGATCTCGATTCGGGAGAGCGCGGCAAACGCGATGTCCATGTACAGAGACTCTTCGAGCGCCTGCTCGATGCCAATGCTTCTGCAGAAGGAAAAACCAGCGAGTCCAAGCTCGAAGCGATCGTCGTAAACAACTGCGCGGCCGCGGTTCTGCTCGCGCTGAACACACTCGCTGAAGGTGGTGAAGTAATTGTGTCGCGCGGCGAACTGGTGGAAATCGGCGGCTCGTTCCGCGTGCCGGAGATTATGGCCAAGTCCAGCGCGCAGCTTCGCGAAGTCGGCACCACCAACCGCACGCGTCTTTCCGACTACGAAAAGGCAATCACACCGAATACGCGCCTCCTGCTCCGCGTTCATCGCTCTAACTTCGCAATGATCGGCTTCACCGAGCAGCCTTCTTCAGCAGAGTTAGCGCAATTAGGACGTAAGCATCGCATTCCCGTTATGGAAGATCTCGGAAACGGTCTGTTGGTGAACCTCGCGTCGGCTGGCGTGCAGGGCGAGTACGGTCTGCATGAAGCGCTTGCGATAGGAATCGACGTTGTGTGCGTGAGCGGGGATAAGCTTCTGGGCGGTCCGCAAGCCGGCGTAATTGCAGGACGGCCGGAACTGGTAAAGCGAATGCGCTCGAACCCTCTCTTCCGGGCACTGCGCGTCGACAAACTCACGTACGCAGCTCTCGAGGCCACGCTCCTCGCTTACGTTCGTCAAGATTATGAAGCGATTCCAACTTTGCAGATGATCTACGCTCCGGCGGACGGGATTCGCAGTCGCGCCGAAAACTTTCTGCATGAACTCAACGCAATCGCCGGATGCAAATTTCAGGTGATGGAAGGCAAGTCTGTCATCGGGGGAGGAACGGCGCCGACGGCGACTCTGCCGACATTCGTGATTTCAGTCTCTTCCGAACGATATAGCCCTGAGGAGTTGTTGAGCAGATTGCGAAAACAGTCTCCACCTGTAATCGCGCGCATCGAAGCCGATCGCCTGCTGTTCGACTTGAGAACTATCTTTGTCGAAGACGAGCGAGCGTTGGCAGCATCTCTTGTCAGCGCCTTGTCTTAG
- a CDS encoding LytTR family DNA-binding domain-containing protein — MATVSPCVQAPGMQSAEVPREYPKKIVIRSQSRIFLQTVADIDYLSAAANYVHIHSAGQVFRIRSTINAIEQRLDPQKFGRVHRCTIVNLDRVKESHALQRGDYLLVLQDGSQLKMSRRHRSKLEKLLPIASQGKHLVKYGSDSKENGLAAAASVGGRTSSFLRN, encoded by the coding sequence ATGGCTACTGTTTCGCCCTGTGTGCAGGCTCCCGGAATGCAGTCAGCGGAAGTCCCGCGCGAGTACCCCAAGAAGATCGTGATTCGGTCGCAGAGCCGAATTTTTCTACAGACTGTGGCGGATATTGACTATCTCTCCGCAGCAGCCAACTACGTCCATATTCATTCTGCGGGACAGGTGTTCCGCATTCGCTCGACCATAAACGCGATTGAGCAGCGGCTGGATCCGCAGAAGTTCGGACGCGTGCATCGCTGCACGATCGTGAACCTAGATCGCGTGAAGGAATCGCACGCTCTGCAGCGCGGCGACTACCTCCTGGTTCTGCAAGATGGATCGCAGCTCAAGATGAGCCGCCGCCATCGCAGTAAGCTGGAAAAGCTGCTTCCCATTGCTTCGCAAGGAAAGCATCTGGTGAAATACGGGAGTGACAGTAAAGAAAACGGACTGGCTGCGGCAGCTTCCGTCGGTGGACGAACTTCTTCGTTCCTCCGCAATTAG
- a CDS encoding tetratricopeptide repeat protein produces MALGFTFNKAKILSAAEKYVQQGKLQNAIAEYEKVSKQDPKDLTVLNTIGDLYARLGRNDRASEFFRKVGDAYASDGFVVKAIAMYKKLTKLGATTPDALVRLGDLYTQQGLYNDARAQYMTVADQYLKNNDKESAAGILKKMLDLDPENAAMQTKVADLYQKLGRNQEALDIYFHSAQALFQRGSTAEAEEALRHALKIDPKYEPALLLRGQLAVTSGKSDAAISNLEKLQDLDTRPEALRPLLQAYIKSGEFDKAEPIVDKLVTAHHDSSVVASYSEALLAADRSDLAVALYEKCADKFLAENKQEFLDKLTALVSKIKENEASLQSMLALLRKSDAPAHAIREVQELLANVYVQHGELQAAADLYQELAQAEPENPLHDQNYKQIVSRMGTDSATRELSSEEGGQALMLDELEGAPAVAQEYSRDLAEEITSALTDSELFASYNVPDKAVVPLEKVLSKAPNDVRVRQRLAALYARLGRFADAAACCKVLSEVHSVAGNADQAKQFRDIATRYEQQAGGAVPSAAVAPVDAPLPPPPAIEVVPVEPIPFQASSVTNAEVETPAPQAAAATEFEIASAPVQEAPAKAEAPAQPEAPAHAQTAAHAEAEHGDWEDMLTVEAPTASVQEVTAQDSPDEIAEEARFYIDQGMLAEAKAAIARLESSASNHPALAELREKSKLVEAAAPAAAPVEAAPAKHVAEAAPIAVPEPEVRKAPAPQAPRQPTHEEEEVFADLLAEPTPAEAPKPAAKPVVVPAPAQPKTATIAAAAAAASPPAVADDPLSGLLSDLEDALGDIAPPPTATKPAVAAAKATAARAPEPQPVAVAAGPQPTANTATATMSDEASSMLSDLLHEFKEEVEEPVAEADDPETHYNLGVAFREMGLLDEAIGELQKVCRSLDNGHSFSQPIQAYTWLAQCLVDKGAPQAAIRWYERALTVRGINEDSRLAVYYDMANAFESAGNKKAALDNFMQVYGANIDYRDVADRIRSLSK; encoded by the coding sequence ATGGCTCTCGGTTTTACGTTCAATAAAGCGAAGATCCTCAGCGCCGCTGAGAAGTACGTGCAGCAAGGCAAGCTGCAGAACGCAATCGCCGAATACGAAAAGGTCTCGAAGCAGGATCCCAAGGACCTCACGGTCCTCAACACCATCGGCGATCTTTACGCCCGTCTGGGCCGCAACGACAGGGCCTCAGAATTCTTCAGAAAAGTTGGAGACGCATACGCCTCCGATGGTTTCGTCGTAAAAGCCATCGCGATGTACAAGAAGTTGACGAAGCTTGGCGCGACCACGCCGGATGCGCTGGTCCGCCTGGGCGATCTGTACACCCAGCAAGGCCTCTACAACGATGCTCGCGCCCAGTACATGACGGTCGCCGATCAGTATCTAAAGAACAACGACAAAGAGAGCGCCGCCGGCATTCTGAAGAAGATGCTGGACCTTGATCCGGAAAACGCGGCGATGCAGACCAAGGTCGCGGATCTCTATCAAAAGCTCGGCAGAAATCAGGAAGCGCTCGACATTTACTTTCATTCCGCGCAGGCGTTGTTTCAGCGTGGATCTACCGCAGAGGCCGAAGAAGCCCTGCGGCACGCGTTAAAAATCGATCCCAAGTACGAGCCTGCTCTGCTGCTTCGCGGACAGTTGGCCGTGACCTCCGGAAAGTCCGACGCCGCCATCTCCAACCTGGAGAAGCTGCAGGACCTCGACACGCGCCCCGAAGCGCTGCGACCACTACTGCAGGCTTATATAAAGAGCGGTGAGTTCGATAAAGCGGAACCGATTGTCGACAAGCTGGTGACGGCTCACCACGACTCATCCGTGGTTGCCTCCTATTCCGAAGCGTTGCTCGCTGCCGACCGTTCCGATCTGGCGGTAGCGCTGTACGAAAAATGCGCCGACAAATTTCTCGCAGAAAATAAGCAGGAGTTTCTCGACAAGCTAACTGCGCTCGTCTCCAAGATCAAAGAAAACGAGGCCTCCCTGCAGTCGATGCTCGCTCTGTTGCGCAAGTCCGATGCTCCCGCTCACGCCATTCGCGAAGTGCAGGAGTTACTGGCCAACGTTTATGTGCAGCACGGCGAGCTACAGGCGGCCGCGGATCTCTATCAGGAACTCGCGCAAGCCGAGCCCGAGAATCCCCTCCACGACCAGAATTACAAACAGATCGTTTCCAGAATGGGGACAGACTCGGCCACCCGTGAGCTTTCCAGCGAAGAGGGCGGCCAGGCGCTCATGCTCGATGAGCTTGAGGGCGCGCCTGCCGTTGCTCAGGAATATTCGCGCGATCTAGCCGAGGAGATCACCTCCGCGCTCACCGACTCTGAGCTCTTCGCGAGCTATAACGTCCCCGACAAGGCAGTCGTTCCCTTGGAGAAAGTTCTCTCAAAGGCGCCGAACGACGTCCGCGTTCGCCAGCGCCTCGCGGCCTTGTACGCAAGGCTCGGTCGCTTTGCCGATGCTGCCGCATGCTGCAAAGTGTTGTCGGAAGTACATAGTGTCGCCGGCAATGCCGATCAGGCCAAGCAGTTCCGCGACATCGCGACACGATACGAGCAGCAGGCAGGAGGAGCCGTGCCAAGTGCTGCCGTGGCACCGGTCGACGCTCCTCTTCCCCCGCCTCCCGCGATCGAAGTAGTGCCGGTTGAGCCCATCCCGTTCCAAGCCTCATCCGTTACTAATGCAGAAGTCGAAACGCCGGCTCCGCAAGCTGCCGCGGCCACGGAATTCGAGATTGCTTCTGCTCCGGTGCAAGAAGCGCCCGCAAAAGCAGAAGCTCCGGCTCAGCCCGAAGCTCCAGCTCACGCCCAAACTGCGGCGCACGCCGAGGCCGAGCACGGCGACTGGGAAGACATGCTCACAGTCGAAGCGCCGACGGCATCCGTGCAGGAAGTCACCGCCCAGGATTCCCCTGACGAGATCGCCGAGGAAGCTCGCTTCTACATCGATCAGGGCATGCTGGCGGAAGCGAAAGCGGCGATTGCCCGCTTGGAGTCGAGCGCATCGAATCATCCCGCTCTGGCCGAGTTACGTGAAAAATCAAAGCTGGTGGAAGCCGCGGCTCCAGCAGCGGCTCCGGTTGAAGCTGCACCTGCGAAGCACGTAGCCGAAGCCGCGCCCATCGCTGTTCCGGAACCGGAAGTTCGAAAAGCTCCGGCCCCGCAAGCTCCTCGTCAGCCAACGCACGAGGAAGAAGAGGTATTTGCAGATCTTCTCGCGGAGCCCACTCCGGCAGAAGCTCCAAAACCAGCAGCGAAGCCAGTGGTCGTACCTGCGCCTGCGCAGCCCAAGACAGCAACGATAGCTGCGGCAGCAGCTGCGGCCTCACCTCCGGCGGTCGCCGACGATCCGCTTTCGGGCCTGCTCTCCGATCTGGAAGACGCGCTCGGCGACATAGCTCCGCCACCCACAGCGACCAAACCCGCAGTAGCCGCGGCCAAAGCTACGGCTGCGCGAGCACCAGAGCCTCAGCCCGTTGCAGTCGCAGCGGGGCCACAGCCGACCGCAAACACGGCCACGGCTACGATGAGCGACGAAGCTAGCTCCATGCTCTCCGATCTTCTGCACGAGTTTAAAGAGGAGGTGGAAGAGCCGGTCGCCGAAGCTGACGATCCCGAGACTCACTACAACCTTGGCGTCGCCTTCCGCGAGATGGGACTGCTTGACGAAGCGATCGGCGAGTTGCAAAAGGTCTGCCGCTCGCTCGACAACGGGCACTCATTCTCGCAGCCGATCCAGGCCTACACCTGGCTGGCACAGTGCTTGGTGGACAAAGGCGCTCCGCAGGCGGCGATCCGCTGGTATGAGCGGGCACTAACGGTCAGAGGAATTAACGAAGACAGCCGCCTGGCCGTCTACTACGACATGGCCAACGCCTTCGAATCTGCCGGCAATAAGAAAGCTGCTCTCGACAACTTTATGCAGGTATACGGCGCGAATATCGACTATCGCGACGTAGCCGACCGTATCCGCAGCCTGAGTAAGTAG
- a CDS encoding TIGR00730 family Rossman fold protein produces MTQDDKPPLAKAPLAYENPAFLNSPEGRALRILAEYSEPLARFRRERIQDTVVFFGSARFANLHSAQRALQLLEKPGAATPAPEHEQPATLDGALHGRENSLKLKRAKAAVEMARYYEDARRLAFLLTKWSMKLHSKRHRFVVTSGGGPGIMEAANLGASEAGGKTIGLNIRLPFEQFPNRYITPELNFEFHYFFMRKYWFAYLAKALVIFPGGFGTLDELFEILTLAQTEKLAKKIIVLIYGREYWNRVLNLDVLVDSGTISPEDKDLFCFVDTPEEGFEMLRDGLTKYHLQAQQVPAEPEREEAKDQGEFPEIAKTRG; encoded by the coding sequence ATGACACAAGACGACAAACCGCCCCTAGCCAAAGCGCCACTGGCTTACGAAAATCCGGCATTCCTAAACAGCCCTGAAGGACGCGCACTGCGCATCCTCGCCGAATACTCCGAGCCGCTGGCGCGCTTCCGTCGCGAGCGCATCCAGGACACAGTCGTGTTCTTCGGCTCCGCACGCTTCGCCAATCTGCATTCGGCTCAGCGCGCCCTGCAGCTACTCGAAAAGCCCGGCGCAGCAACGCCCGCTCCCGAGCACGAACAACCGGCCACGCTCGATGGAGCACTGCACGGACGAGAAAATTCGTTGAAGCTCAAGCGGGCAAAAGCTGCAGTCGAGATGGCGCGCTACTACGAAGATGCAAGGCGCCTCGCGTTTCTGCTGACGAAGTGGTCGATGAAGCTGCACTCCAAGCGGCATCGCTTTGTGGTTACGTCAGGCGGCGGTCCGGGAATTATGGAGGCCGCAAACCTCGGTGCCAGTGAGGCCGGCGGGAAGACGATCGGCCTGAATATCCGCCTGCCCTTCGAGCAATTCCCAAATCGGTACATCACGCCGGAACTCAATTTCGAGTTCCACTACTTCTTCATGCGCAAGTACTGGTTTGCGTATCTGGCGAAGGCGCTCGTGATCTTCCCGGGAGGATTTGGAACGCTGGACGAGCTCTTCGAAATCCTCACCCTAGCGCAGACCGAAAAACTGGCAAAGAAGATCATCGTGCTCATCTACGGGCGCGAATACTGGAACCGCGTACTCAATCTCGACGTTCTGGTCGATTCCGGCACGATCTCTCCCGAAGATAAAGATCTCTTCTGCTTCGTCGACACGCCGGAGGAAGGCTTCGAGATGCTGCGCGACGGCCTAACGAAATATCACCTGCAAGCACAGCAAGTGCCCGCAGAACCAGAACGGGAAGAAGCCAAAGACCAAGGCGAATTTCCCGAAATCGCCAAGACGCGCGGCTGA